The Anabaena sp. WA102 genome contains a region encoding:
- a CDS encoding SDR family oxidoreductase, translating into MLISSSIFLAGASRGVGQEIAKYLIAQQIQVKALLRTEAAAMAAKAMGVYPILGDALNVTDIEQAILGNEPIQAVISTLGGLPTDNIKPDYIGNKNLIDAAVKAGVKKFILVTSIGSGDSVVALPPQALEALKPVLIEKEKAEQYLISSGLNYTIIRPGGLKSEPATNNGIITENPQIVGTIHRADVAKLVCRCLNSDHTNNKIFSAIDRNMIYPGLPEFVEFNLD; encoded by the coding sequence ATGTTAATCTCATCTTCCATTTTTCTAGCCGGTGCTAGTCGCGGTGTTGGGCAAGAAATCGCTAAATATTTGATAGCACAACAAATTCAAGTTAAAGCCCTGTTGAGAACAGAAGCCGCTGCTATGGCAGCAAAAGCAATGGGTGTTTATCCAATTCTAGGAGATGCGTTAAATGTAACTGATATTGAACAGGCAATTTTAGGAAATGAACCTATTCAAGCCGTTATCAGTACATTAGGTGGTTTACCCACAGATAATATCAAACCTGATTATATCGGTAATAAAAACCTCATTGATGCCGCAGTCAAAGCAGGAGTTAAAAAGTTTATTCTCGTAACTTCCATTGGTAGTGGTGATAGTGTGGTGGCTTTACCGCCCCAAGCTTTAGAAGCACTCAAACCAGTTTTAATTGAAAAAGAAAAAGCAGAACAATATTTAATTTCCAGCGGACTTAACTATACAATTATCCGTCCTGGTGGTTTAAAATCAGAACCAGCAACCAACAACGGAATTATCACCGAAAATCCTCAGATTGTGGGTACTATTCATCGTGCAGATGTTGCCAAATTAGTTTGTCGCTGTTTAAATTCTGATCATACTAATAATAAAATTTTCTCAGCCATAGATCGGAATATGATATATCCAGGATTACCGGAATTTGTGGAATTTAATTTAGATTAG
- a CDS encoding bifunctional serine/threonine-protein kinase/formylglycine-generating enzyme family protein: protein MQICQNPNCSNPFNPKTSKSCLSCQESNFGEMLRNRYRVLRLLGEGGFSRTYAAEDVDRLNAPCVIKQFFPQVQGTGQRAKAAEFFREEAFRLYDLGENHAQIPRLLAYFEQGSSLYLVQEFIIGKTLLEELQNQAYDETEVRQLLADLLPVLDFVHKHHVIHRDIKPENIVRRDSDRKPVLIDFGGAKQVTQTSIARQATAIYTLGYAPTEQMAGFACQASDLYALGVTCVRLLTQDLPLQNDYGQLQDHLYDAMNAKWLWEERLRIKGMTISDELKQILDKLLQHFASDRYQSALDVLDDLNFPKSPVAIKFSSFPKPPLAPPLPQKVTVPLPPLYNFDFYVITVDTSGREVNRDRRNTKYFKEELGRNTTLEMVSIPHGTFIMGSLSCEGDDDERPQHQVLVPPFFMGKYPITQLQWRTIAALPPVKQELHPNPSKFKGANLPVENVSWYEAVEFCARLAIKTGREHRLPSEAEWEYACRAGTTTSFHFGETITSDLINCSGSDTYSVEPKSRFRKETTNVGYFEVANAFGLYDMHGLVWEWCADSWHNNYHGAPTNGNVWEDGGDKHRRVLRGGAWNFGAELCRSASRSWNEADGGLRMCGFRVVFSV from the coding sequence ATGCAAATTTGTCAAAATCCCAATTGTTCCAACCCCTTCAACCCGAAAACCTCTAAATCTTGTCTGAGTTGTCAAGAAAGTAATTTTGGGGAAATGCTGCGAAACCGTTACCGGGTTTTGAGGTTATTAGGTGAAGGTGGATTTAGCAGAACCTACGCTGCTGAAGATGTAGATAGACTGAATGCACCCTGTGTAATTAAGCAATTTTTCCCCCAAGTTCAGGGAACTGGACAACGTGCCAAAGCAGCGGAATTTTTCAGAGAAGAAGCTTTTAGACTCTACGATTTGGGAGAAAACCATGCCCAAATTCCCCGACTTTTAGCTTACTTTGAACAAGGTTCTAGTTTGTATTTAGTCCAGGAATTTATTATTGGGAAAACTCTTCTCGAAGAACTACAAAATCAAGCTTATGATGAAACCGAAGTTCGGCAACTTTTAGCTGACTTATTACCAGTTTTGGATTTTGTTCACAAACATCATGTGATTCACCGCGATATCAAGCCGGAAAACATTGTGCGTCGGGATAGTGATAGAAAACCCGTATTAATTGATTTTGGAGGTGCAAAACAAGTTACTCAAACCAGTATCGCTAGACAAGCGACAGCTATTTATACCCTTGGGTATGCCCCAACAGAACAAATGGCTGGGTTTGCTTGTCAAGCGAGTGATTTATATGCTTTGGGTGTCACCTGTGTACGCCTATTAACTCAAGATTTACCATTACAAAATGATTATGGACAACTTCAAGATCATCTTTATGATGCCATGAATGCTAAATGGTTATGGGAAGAACGTTTACGCATTAAAGGCATGACTATTAGTGATGAATTAAAGCAAATCTTAGATAAATTACTCCAACATTTTGCTAGTGATAGATATCAATCAGCACTAGATGTTTTAGATGATTTGAACTTTCCCAAATCTCCCGTAGCTATCAAATTTTCTTCCTTTCCTAAACCACCATTAGCACCACCACTTCCCCAAAAAGTTACTGTTCCCTTACCTCCCTTGTACAACTTTGATTTTTATGTCATTACCGTAGACACTTCTGGTAGAGAAGTTAACCGTGATAGACGGAATACTAAGTATTTTAAAGAAGAATTAGGCAGAAATACAACCTTAGAAATGGTATCAATTCCCCATGGAACTTTTATTATGGGTTCTTTGAGTTGTGAAGGTGATGATGATGAACGTCCCCAACATCAAGTTCTAGTTCCACCCTTTTTTATGGGGAAATATCCTATTACCCAATTACAGTGGAGAACCATAGCAGCTTTACCTCCAGTTAAACAAGAATTGCACCCTAATCCATCAAAATTTAAAGGTGCAAATTTGCCTGTCGAAAATGTCTCTTGGTATGAAGCTGTAGAATTTTGTGCCAGATTAGCAATTAAAACGGGGAGAGAACATCGTTTACCTAGTGAAGCCGAATGGGAATATGCTTGTCGGGCAGGAACTACCACATCTTTCCATTTTGGAGAAACTATTACTTCTGATTTAATTAACTGTAGCGGTAGCGATACTTATTCTGTAGAACCAAAAAGTAGATTTCGGAAAGAAACAACTAATGTTGGTTATTTTGAAGTTGCTAATGCTTTTGGTTTATATGATATGCACGGATTAGTCTGGGAATGGTGTGCAGATTCTTGGCATAATAACTATCATGGCGCACCTACAAATGGTAATGTCTGGGAAGATGGTGGTGATAAACATCGTCGGGTTTTAAGGGGTGGTGCATGGAATTTTGGTGCAGAACTTTGTCGCAGCGCTAGTAGAAGTTGGAATGAAGCAGACGGTGGTTTAAGAATGTGTGGGTTTCGGGTAGTATTTTCTGTTTAA
- a CDS encoding acetolactate synthase large subunit, whose translation MNTAELLVQCLENEGVQYVFGLPGEENLHVLEALKTSSIQFITTRHEQGAAFMADVYGRLTGKAGVCLSTLGPGATNLMTGVADANLDGAPLVAITGQVGTDRMHIESHQYLDLVAMFAPVTKWNKQIVRPSITPEVVRKAFKRSQTEKPGAVHIDLPENIAAMPVEGKPLNKDNSEKTYASFASIRAAAGAISQAVNPIILVGNGAIRAHASDAVTQFATQMNIPVVNTFMGKGVIPYTHPLALWSVGLQQRDFITCGFDSTDLVIAIGYDLIEFSPKKWNPEGTIPIIHIAATSSEIDSSYIPQVEIVGDISDSLNEILKLADRHNKPNPYSISLRSNIRADYEEYAKDDEFPIKPQKLIYDLRQVMGPDDIVISDVGAHKMWIARHYHCHSPNTCIISNGFAAMGIAIPGALAAKLVHPDRKVVAATGDGGFMMNCQELETALRVGTPFVTLIFNDGGYGLIEWKQENQFGPGNSSFVHFGNPDFVKFAESMGLKGYRVESVADFVPLLKEALAQDVPAVIDCRVDYRENRRFTKKAGELSCEI comes from the coding sequence ATGAATACCGCAGAATTATTAGTACAGTGTTTAGAAAACGAAGGAGTTCAATATGTTTTTGGACTCCCTGGAGAAGAGAATTTGCACGTTTTGGAAGCTTTAAAAACATCATCAATTCAATTTATTACTACCCGTCATGAACAGGGTGCTGCATTCATGGCTGACGTTTATGGTAGGTTAACAGGAAAAGCCGGAGTCTGTCTTTCTACCCTTGGTCCTGGGGCAACTAATTTAATGACTGGGGTGGCAGATGCTAACTTAGATGGTGCGCCATTGGTGGCAATTACGGGGCAGGTGGGAACAGATAGAATGCACATTGAATCCCATCAATATTTAGATTTGGTGGCAATGTTTGCCCCAGTAACAAAGTGGAATAAACAGATTGTCAGGCCGAGTATTACACCCGAAGTGGTGAGAAAAGCCTTCAAGCGATCGCAAACAGAAAAACCCGGTGCTGTTCACATTGATTTACCAGAAAATATTGCCGCCATGCCTGTCGAAGGCAAACCTTTAAATAAGGATAATAGCGAAAAAACTTATGCTTCCTTTGCCAGTATTCGCGCCGCTGCTGGGGCAATTTCCCAAGCCGTTAATCCCATCATTTTAGTCGGAAATGGAGCAATTCGCGCCCATGCTAGTGATGCAGTTACGCAATTTGCCACCCAAATGAATATTCCTGTTGTGAATACTTTTATGGGTAAAGGAGTCATTCCCTATACCCATCCTTTAGCACTTTGGTCTGTGGGATTACAACAACGAGATTTCATTACCTGCGGCTTTGATAGTACAGATTTAGTCATAGCAATTGGTTATGATTTAATTGAATTTTCCCCCAAAAAATGGAATCCAGAAGGGACAATTCCTATTATCCATATTGCGGCAACTTCTTCGGAAATTGATAGTAGTTATATTCCCCAAGTAGAAATAGTTGGCGATATTTCTGATTCCCTCAATGAAATCTTAAAATTAGCAGACAGACATAATAAACCCAATCCCTATTCTATTAGCTTACGTTCTAACATTCGCGCTGATTACGAAGAATATGCCAAAGATGATGAATTTCCCATTAAACCGCAAAAATTAATTTATGACTTGCGGCAAGTTATGGGACCAGATGATATTGTAATTTCTGATGTTGGCGCCCATAAAATGTGGATTGCTAGACATTATCATTGTCATAGTCCCAACACTTGTATTATTTCCAATGGTTTTGCCGCTATGGGTATTGCTATCCCCGGTGCATTAGCCGCAAAATTAGTTCACCCAGATCGTAAAGTTGTCGCTGCCACTGGTGACGGTGGTTTTATGATGAATTGTCAAGAATTAGAAACAGCTTTGCGAGTCGGAACACCATTTGTTACCCTGATTTTTAATGACGGTGGCTATGGTTTAATTGAATGGAAGCAAGAAAATCAATTTGGTCCAGGTAACTCATCTTTTGTCCATTTTGGTAATCCTGATTTCGTCAAATTTGCCGAAAGTATGGGATTAAAAGGTTATCGAGTGGAATCTGTAGCAGACTTTGTTCCCCTACTTAAAGAAGCGCTCGCGCAAGATGTTCCAGCGGTGATAGATTGTCGGGTAGATTATCGAGAAAATCGCCGTTTTACTAAAAAAGCTGGTGAGTTAAGCTGCGAAATTTAA
- a CDS encoding NAD-dependent succinate-semialdehyde dehydrogenase → MAIATINPTTGETLKTFEPLKDTEILAKLDLAGKSFEGYRQTSFVERSHWLEQVATILDQEKADLGKLMTLEMGKPLKAAIAEVEKCALVCRYYAENAPSFLADVTIKTDASHSFVKYQPLGVILAVMPWNFPFWQVFRFAAPALMAGNVGLLKHASNVPQCALAIEDIINRSGFPKGVFQTLLIGAAQVANLMADDRIKAATLTGSEPAGVSLAVASGKQIKKTVLELGGSDPFIVLESADLETAVSTAVTARMLNNGQSCIAAKRFIIAESVADQFEKLLLEKFQALKIGNPMAADTDLGPLATPDILQELDQQVKNAVKSGGKVLTGGHPLTEMSGNFYPPTIIIDIPVDTPIAQEEFFGPVALLFRVPDIEAAIKLANDSPFGLGASAWTTNTEEQNRLIQEIEAGAVFINSMVKSDPRLPFGGIKRSGYGRELSIQGIHEFVNIKTVWVK, encoded by the coding sequence ATGGCTATAGCTACTATTAATCCCACCACTGGGGAAACGCTCAAAACTTTTGAGCCACTAAAAGATACAGAAATTCTTGCCAAGTTGGATTTAGCAGGAAAGTCTTTTGAAGGATATCGTCAGACGAGTTTTGTAGAGCGATCGCACTGGTTAGAACAAGTAGCAACTATTTTAGACCAAGAAAAGGCAGATTTAGGGAAATTGATGACGTTGGAAATGGGTAAACCATTAAAAGCGGCGATCGCAGAAGTTGAAAAATGCGCCCTGGTTTGTCGTTATTATGCCGAAAATGCCCCTAGTTTTCTAGCTGATGTCACCATTAAAACCGATGCTAGTCATAGTTTTGTAAAATATCAACCTTTAGGGGTAATTCTCGCCGTCATGCCTTGGAATTTTCCATTTTGGCAAGTTTTCCGGTTTGCTGCACCAGCACTCATGGCAGGCAATGTGGGGCTACTCAAACACGCTTCCAATGTGCCACAGTGCGCCCTGGCGATCGAAGATATTATCAACCGTTCCGGCTTTCCCAAAGGTGTATTTCAAACATTGTTAATTGGTGCTGCCCAAGTTGCCAATTTGATGGCTGATGATCGCATCAAAGCCGCAACCTTGACAGGTAGTGAACCAGCCGGTGTATCCCTCGCCGTTGCATCTGGGAAACAAATCAAAAAAACTGTTTTAGAATTGGGGGGTAGTGACCCATTTATTGTTTTAGAAAGTGCCGATTTAGAAACAGCAGTTAGCACCGCAGTAACAGCGAGAATGTTAAATAATGGACAATCTTGTATTGCTGCGAAACGCTTTATAATTGCTGAATCTGTGGCTGATCAATTTGAAAAACTGCTGTTAGAAAAATTTCAAGCTTTGAAAATTGGTAATCCAATGGCAGCAGATACAGATTTGGGACCATTGGCAACTCCCGATATTCTCCAAGAATTAGACCAACAAGTTAAAAATGCGGTAAAAAGTGGTGGTAAAGTCCTCACAGGTGGACATCCTTTAACAGAAATGTCGGGGAACTTTTATCCGCCCACAATTATCATAGATATTCCTGTAGATACACCAATTGCCCAAGAGGAATTTTTTGGACCTGTGGCATTATTATTCCGAGTTCCTGATATCGAAGCGGCAATTAAATTAGCTAATGATAGTCCCTTTGGTTTGGGTGCAAGTGCATGGACAACAAATACAGAAGAACAAAATCGCCTAATTCAAGAAATTGAAGCCGGGGCAGTATTTATTAACAGCATGGTTAAGTCTGATCCTCGTTTACCTTTTGGGGGAATTAAGCGTTCTGGTTATGGTAGAGAATTGAGTATTCAAGGTATTCATGAATTTGTGAATATCAAGACAGTTTGGGTGAAATGA